One Osmerus mordax isolate fOsmMor3 chromosome 16, fOsmMor3.pri, whole genome shotgun sequence genomic window carries:
- the vwa5b2 gene encoding von Willebrand factor A domain-containing protein 5B2: protein MPGLRKRSTWAPLLLKSSCIKSCANGCSLGTTAHLTYANMDTESIEGVFVYPLGEKEVVVGFEAVIAGRMVGVQIQSRGKLEDCCLDCCPGSGLDGQCGNGREWGCCGSSNLDMQCTNGHLILDEDLERTTFIVGTGVIGPMDIVSVVISTTLELPTLENGAIRLVYPTVFTPIVTGRMTPSKSENGGKSSEETGPTSCFGAASVKQERVLGTEQQCAHTIFTSPAANLAPYELNFQLLVRGACLLAGLESPTHALRADADPSAQSASATYITLAQDHLYDRHIEIILHLSEPHSPLVILERGRLSFSQYEKQICARRDFIRCARKESEPEKRLEFVRKRYHKDILSSPVLMLNFCPDLLSEPLELHRATRELLFLIDRSGSMSGTNIQRIKEGMVVALKSLPPGTMLNVVGFGTSVKALFSSSKLCTDVTLVQACEYIQRMRADMGGTNLLGALSWVYQQPAQRSCPRQLFIITDGSVSSVGKVLELVRRNTCAARCFGLGLGPRACRRLLQGVAKVTGGTTEFLGEDQRLQPKLIKCLKKAFEPVLTDVRIDWYLPDNMEALLSPSEIPPLYPGNHLIGYCTLYDVSPFKGKTTEVRGRGYKGVSRGSVGSVFGLSNDELSPPPGSELLPMMTSPEGAELEEALREISREISSEFSCARDTDPGASLGGELDWCSDIRRRIQETSYIQEQYVLTRCSLSSERGLHTHSHTLTHTSSSASDPYTPDPLPGLDTGSLPQGLEKMPLPEHRTTLSRWSESPWQQTTSVDNSDSGVKKVGRLCGGEESRKRQRALARSTMSARSFSSPQGELDMHRLRRALERVSFDQAVGGRLDESDGETQPPPQEGLSRRSLTDSNGLLFPASPLDWDSFTDPEYLFSAAPPDDPPTPPTQCRSLIHGLLAGRPVSWEVTLDLSPLWAPDSPGGEGGAEGEPWEDIIHQLTARSVIRDFEKLAEKESDAEHGPTKRYRMKAVQTSKSCNIICMYTAFTATDSSPGKGLLDAGDVKSTGNGVRLGNRRRSQSGSRRERAYSVGLGRRPSSRDSEELEDACNSTDRDTPASPCSLTSWDSTSAVSGTLSTRSQRSVESKSVESFFGSRFPLGKLRLSNSSGKQAPLKAHCLSAETDKHTDTEIPDYLPLVRLQLASGAFLLNEVYSDCLQIPLGRLRRASPYSLHRSSLNPPFHCTSHSSPNTNPPPSSSSSAQPVPPMPSFSFTRLPVQSPQNSREDPPLTPEAGLRHHFSNQDDTRTSPPDQLSSEEGFSELPAGNAHPHPQVDSGRGSETDVCEGASLDPAAPDLQGSDQLAQGDLEGSSWATVVALAWLEHRCAGFFMEWELVAAKADFWLRGQDLPEGLDLAGLKGAARQLFLLLRHWDENIKLNMLCYNPNNM, encoded by the exons GACACCTCATCCTGGACGAGGACCTGGAGAGAACCACCTTCATTGTTGGCACAGGGGTCATCGGCCCCATGGACATAGTGTCTGTGGTCATAAGCACCACACTAGAACTCCCCACATTGGAGAATGGAGCGATCCGTCTGGTGTATCCCACAGTGTTCACTCCCATCGTCACTGGGAGGATGACTCCAAGCAAAAGTGAAAATGGGGGGAAGTCATCAGAAGAAACAGG GCCCACCAGTTGTTTTGGAGCCGCATCAGTCAAGCAGGAGCGGGTCTTGGGCACAGAGCAACAGTGTGCCCACACCATCTTCACCAGCCCAGCTGCCAACCTGGCCCCTTACGAACTCAACTTCCAGCTATTGGTCAGAGGAGCCTGTCTATTGGCTG GCCTGGAGAGCCCTACCCACGCCCTGAGGGCCGACGCAGACCCCAGTGCCCAGAGCGCCTCAGCCACCTACATCACCCTCGCACAAGACCACCTGTACGACAGACACATCGAGATCATACTGCACCTCAgtg AACCTCACAGCCCATTGGTCATCCTGGAAAGGGGCCGGCTCTCCTTCAGCCAATACGAGAAGCAGATCTGTGCCCGGCGTGACTTTATACGCTGCGCTCGCAAAGAGTCCGAACCGGAGAAGAGG TTGGAGTTTGTGAGGAAGAGATACCACAAGGACATCCTGAGCAGCCCGGTTCTGATGCTGAACTTCTGTCCGGACCTGCTGTCGGAGCCGCTGGAGCTCCACCGAGCCACCAGGGAGCTGCTGTTCCTCATCGACCGTAGTGGCAGCATGAGTGGCACCAACATCCAGCGCATCAAG GAAGGCATGGTGGTGGCACTGAAGAGTCTTCCTCCAGGCACCATGCTCAACGTTGTGGGCTTTGGCACCTCCGTCAAGGCTTTGTTTAGCTCCAGCAAGCTCTGCACAGAC GTGACCTTGGTGCAGGCGTGCGAGTACATCCAAAGGATGAGAGCTGATATGGGGGGTACCAACCTGCTGGGGGCCCTGTCCTGGGTGTACCAGCAGCCGGCCCAGCGCTCCTGCCCGCGCCAGCTCTTCATCATCACGGACGGCAGCGTCAGCAGCGTGGGCAAGGTCCTGGAGCTGGTCCGCAGGAACACCTGCGCTGCCAG GTGTTTCGGTCTCGGTCTGGGGCCCCGTGCCTGCAGGAGGCTCCTACAGGGCGTTGCCAAGGTGACGGGAGGAACTACAGAGTTCCTGGGTGAGGATCAGAGACTGCAGCCCAAG TTGATTAAGTGTCTGAAGAAGGCCTTCGAGCCTGTCCTTACTGATGTACGGATAGACTGGTACCTGCCCGACAACATGGAggctctcctctcacccagtGAGATCCCTCCGCTCTACCCGGGGAATCACCTGATTGGCTACTGCACCTTGTACGATGTTTCTCCCTTCAAAGGCAAGACGACTGAG GTGCGCGGGCGTGGCTATAAGGGTGTGTCCAGGGGTTCCGTGGGCTCCGTGTTCGGCCTATCGAACGACGAGCTCTCCCCTCCGCCCGGCTCGGAGCTCCTCCCCATGATGACATCACCagagggggcggagctggaggaggcgctGAGGGAGATCTCCCGAGAAATCTCCTCAGAGTTCTCCTGCGCCAGGGACACTGACCCTGGCGCCAGCCTAG gaggagagctggactGGTGCAGCGACATCCGAAGGAGGATCCAGGAGACCTCCTACATCCAGGAGCAGTACGTTCTCACCCGCTGCTCCCTGAGCAGTGAGaggggcctgcacacacacagccacacgctcacacacacctcctcctccgcctccgacCCCTACACTCCGGACCCCCTTCCCGGGCTGGATACGGGCTCCCTGCCCCAGGGGCTGGAGAAGATGCCCCTGCCCGAACACAGGACCACCCTGTCTCGCTGGAGCGAGTCGCCGTGGCAACAGACCACCTCTGTCGACAACAGTGACTCTGGGGTTAAAAAG GTTGGCCgtctgtgtggaggggaggagtctcGGAAGAGACAGAGGGCATTGGCCCGCTCCACCATGTCAGCGAGGagtttctcctccccccagggagAGCTGGACATGCACCGCCTGCGGAGGGCGCTAGAGAGGGTGTCCTTCGACCAGGCGGTGGGTGGGAGGCTAGATGAGAGTGACGGGGAGACGCAGCCCCCCCCGCAGGAAGGGCTGTCCCGCCGGAGCCTGACCGACTCCA atggtctgctgttccctgcctctcctctggaCTGGGACAGCTTCACAGACCCAGAGTATCTTTTCTCTGCTGCCCCCCCtgatgacccccccacccctccgacCCAGTGCCGCTCCCTCATCCACGGCCTGCTGGCTGGGAGGCCTGTGTCCTGGGAGGTCACCCTGGACCTGTCCCCCCTCTGGGCCCCCGACAGtcctgggggagaaggaggagcagaaggagagcCATGGGAGGACATCATCCACCAACTGACCGCTCGCTCCGTCATCAGAGACTTTGAGAAactggcagagaaggagagcgatgctgaacatg GTCCCACTAAGCGTTACCGTATGAAGGCCGTCCAGACCAGCAAGAGCTGCAACATCATCTGCATGTACACAGCCTTCACTGCTACCGACAGCAGCCCTGGGAAGGGCCTGCTGGATGCAGGGGACGTGAAGAGCACTGGGAACG gggtgcGCTTGGGGAACAGGCGTCGTTCGCAGTCGGGGAGTCGCAGAGAGCGGGCCTACTCCGTGGGGCTGGGCCGGAGACCCTCCAGTAGAGACagcgaggagctggaggatgCCTGCAACTCCACAG acaGGGACACTCCTGCTTCCCCCTGCAGCCTGACATCCTGGGACAGCA CTTCCGCTGTGTCTGGCACGTTGTCCACACGCTCCCAGCGCTCTGTGGAGAGCAAGTCTGTAGAGAGCTTCTTCGGCTCCAG GTTTCCTCTGGGAAAACTGCGGTTGTCTAACTCGTCAGGGAAGCAGGCTCCTCTGAAAGCCCACTGTCTGTCTGCggagacggacaaacacaccGACACAGAGATCCCTGACTACTTGCCTCTG gtgcgtCTGCAGCTGGCCTCTGGGGCCTTCCTGCTGAACGAGGTCTACTCTGACTGCCTCCAGATCCCTCTGGGCCGCCTGAGGAGGGCCTCCCCCTACAGCCTGCACCGGAGCAGCCTCAACCCCCCCTTCCACTGCACCTCCCACAGCTCCCCCAAtaccaaccctcccccctcctcctcctcctccgcacaGCCTGTACCCCCCatgccctccttctccttcaccagGCTCCCCGTTCAATCTCCCCAGAACAGCCGGGAAGAcccacccctgaccccagaaGCCGGGCTCCGTCATCACTTCTCCAACCAGGACGACACCAGGACCTCCCCCCCGGACCAGCTCAGCTCAGAGGAAGGCTTCTCCGAGCTGCCGGCTGGCAacgcccacccccacccccaggtggACAGCGGGCGTGGCTCCGAGACGGACGTCTGCGAAGGCGCTTCACTGGACCCGGCAGCTCCGGACCTCCAGGGGAGCGACCAGCTGGCGCAGGGGGACCTGGAGGGCTCAAGCTGGGCCACGGTCGTGGCTCTGGCCTGGTTGGAGCACCGCTGCGCTGGCTTCTTCATGGAGTGGGAGCTGGTGGCGGCCAAGGCAGACTTCTGGCTGCGGGGTCAAGATCTGCCGGAGGGGCTGGACCTGGCTGGGCTGAAAGGGGCTGCCAGGCAACTCTTCCTGTTGCTGCGCCACTGGGACGAAAACATCAAGCTCAACATGCTGTGTTACAACCCCAACAACATGTGA